One Corallococcus silvisoli DNA window includes the following coding sequences:
- a CDS encoding dipeptidyl-peptidase 3 family protein, producing the protein MPKSRTLLPLLGAMLLSGTAPAAEAPARLPDAPTLKRMTARFAPVDLKVDVSKLPDAEKRALAKVIQAAKLMDPLFLRQAWAGNEALLLDLVKDTTPLGKERLHAFLLNKGPWSRLDEAKPFLPGVPPKPDEGNFYPAGATKAEVEAWVKSLPEAQQHAATGFFTTLRKAPDGKFVTVPYSVEYQGELAMAAQLLREAAALTQQPTLKAFLEKRAEAFLSNDYYASEVAWMELDASVEPTVGPYEVYEDGWFNYKAAFEAFIGLRDDAETQKLAKFSAELQELENNLPIEPALRNPKLGALAPIRVINSIYSSGDGNRGVQTAAFNLPNDERVAAEKGTKRVMLKNVQEAKFQRVLLPIAKVALPAKDRKDVSFDAFFTHILMHELMHGLGPHNVTVAGKQTTVRQALQASSSAIEEAKADISGLWALQRLVDKGTLDKELQRTMYTTFLASAFRSIRFGIDEAHGKGIALQLNHFLDTGAVKVNADGTFEVVPDKIQASVTSLTNQLMALQAQGDRAAAEALLAKQGVVRPSVQKVLERLKNVPVDIEPRYVTADAVVKDFGAPASGTK; encoded by the coding sequence ATGCCCAAGTCCCGAACCCTCCTGCCCCTGCTCGGCGCGATGCTCCTGTCGGGCACCGCCCCCGCCGCGGAAGCGCCCGCCCGCCTGCCCGATGCCCCGACGCTGAAGCGGATGACCGCGCGCTTCGCCCCGGTGGACCTCAAGGTGGACGTCTCGAAGCTGCCGGACGCGGAGAAGCGCGCCCTGGCCAAGGTCATCCAGGCCGCGAAGTTGATGGACCCCCTCTTCCTGCGCCAGGCCTGGGCGGGCAACGAGGCGCTGCTGCTGGACCTGGTGAAGGACACGACGCCCCTGGGCAAGGAGCGGCTGCACGCGTTCCTGCTCAACAAGGGCCCCTGGTCGCGCCTGGACGAGGCGAAGCCGTTCCTGCCCGGCGTGCCGCCGAAGCCGGACGAGGGCAACTTCTATCCCGCGGGCGCCACCAAGGCGGAGGTGGAGGCGTGGGTGAAGAGCCTGCCGGAGGCGCAGCAGCACGCGGCCACGGGCTTCTTCACCACGCTGCGCAAGGCGCCGGACGGCAAGTTCGTGACCGTGCCCTACAGCGTGGAGTACCAGGGCGAGCTGGCCATGGCCGCGCAGCTGTTGCGTGAGGCGGCGGCGCTCACCCAGCAGCCCACGCTCAAGGCCTTCCTGGAGAAGCGCGCGGAGGCGTTCCTGTCCAACGACTACTACGCGAGCGAGGTCGCGTGGATGGAGCTGGACGCGAGCGTGGAGCCCACCGTGGGCCCCTATGAGGTCTACGAGGACGGCTGGTTCAACTACAAGGCCGCGTTCGAGGCGTTCATCGGCCTGCGCGACGACGCGGAGACCCAGAAGCTGGCGAAGTTCAGCGCGGAGCTCCAGGAGCTGGAGAACAACCTCCCCATCGAGCCCGCGCTGCGCAACCCGAAGCTGGGCGCGCTGGCCCCCATCCGCGTCATCAACAGCATCTACTCCTCCGGCGACGGCAACCGGGGCGTGCAGACGGCGGCCTTCAACCTGCCCAACGACGAGCGCGTGGCGGCGGAGAAGGGCACCAAGCGCGTGATGCTCAAGAACGTGCAGGAGGCCAAGTTCCAGCGCGTGCTGCTGCCCATCGCGAAGGTGGCGCTGCCCGCGAAGGACCGCAAGGACGTGTCCTTCGACGCCTTCTTCACGCACATCCTGATGCACGAGCTGATGCACGGCCTGGGGCCCCACAACGTCACCGTGGCCGGGAAGCAGACCACGGTGCGGCAGGCGCTCCAGGCGTCCTCCAGCGCCATCGAGGAGGCCAAGGCGGACATCTCCGGCCTGTGGGCGCTCCAGCGGCTGGTGGACAAGGGCACGCTGGACAAGGAGCTGCAGCGGACCATGTACACGACGTTCCTCGCGTCCGCGTTCCGCTCCATCCGCTTCGGCATCGACGAGGCGCACGGCAAGGGCATCGCGCTGCAGCTCAACCACTTCCTGGACACCGGCGCGGTGAAGGTGAACGCGGACGGCACCTTTGAAGTGGTGCCGGACAAGATCCAGGCGTCCGTCACGTCGCTGACGAACCAGCTCATGGCCCTCCAGGCCCAGGGCGACCGCGCGGCCGCGGAGGCGCTGCTCGCGAAGCAGGGCGTGGTGCGGCCCTCCGTGCAGAAGGTGCTGGAGCGGCTGAAGAACGTGCCGGTGGACATCGAGCCGCGCTACGTCACGGCCGACGCGGTGGTGAAGGACTTCGGCGCCCCGGCGTCGGGGACGAAGTAG
- a CDS encoding fatty acid desaturase gives MVPEPTPHPASPDPWGVVLALAVLGAWGGHLAWLLAGPALPWASPLPWLHVVLQMWLSTGLFITGHDAMHGTVSRDRRVNAAVGRVACFLFAGLSYRRLGVNHRAHHEDPTGEHDPDFSTRTQAFWPWFGTFMVRYTTWPQLMVMALKFNALLWLGVPQARILAFWVLPSLLATVQLFYFGTYQPHRRPDTPRMAPHHARSLSRNHPWALLSCFFFGYHWEHHASPGTPWWRLWRAKDARR, from the coding sequence ATGGTGCCCGAGCCCACCCCTCATCCCGCGTCACCCGACCCGTGGGGTGTCGTGCTCGCGCTGGCGGTGCTGGGCGCGTGGGGCGGACACCTGGCGTGGCTGCTGGCGGGGCCCGCGCTGCCGTGGGCCTCACCGCTCCCCTGGCTGCACGTCGTGCTCCAGATGTGGCTGTCCACCGGCCTCTTCATCACCGGCCATGACGCCATGCATGGCACCGTGTCCCGGGACCGCCGGGTGAACGCGGCGGTGGGCCGGGTGGCCTGCTTCCTCTTCGCGGGCCTGTCCTACCGGCGGCTGGGGGTGAACCACCGCGCGCACCATGAGGACCCCACCGGCGAGCACGACCCGGACTTCTCCACCCGCACCCAGGCCTTCTGGCCATGGTTCGGCACGTTCATGGTGCGCTACACGACGTGGCCGCAGCTCATGGTGATGGCGCTGAAGTTCAACGCGCTGCTCTGGCTGGGGGTGCCCCAGGCGCGCATCCTGGCCTTCTGGGTGCTGCCGTCGCTGCTGGCCACCGTGCAGCTCTTCTACTTCGGCACGTACCAGCCGCACCGGCGCCCGGACACGCCCCGGATGGCGCCACACCACGCGCGCAGCCTGTCGCGCAACCACCCGTGGGCCCTGCTGTCATGCTTCTTCTTCGGCTACCACTGGGAGCACCACGCGTCCCCTGGGACGCCCTGGTGGCGGCTGTGGCGGGCGAAGGACGCCCGGCGGTAA